In Triticum dicoccoides isolate Atlit2015 ecotype Zavitan unplaced genomic scaffold, WEW_v2.0 scaffold189815, whole genome shotgun sequence, the genomic stretch TTCTCCTGACCAAGCACATGACATACTCCATCACTGCCGCATCACAAGGCAATGTGATCTTGCCATCGCTTCTAAAACCAAACTCCTCCTGCGATATCCTGAGGAGCTCGCTGAACACCGTCATGCTGAGGTACTCCAACAGTACTTCGAAACGCCTCCCGTCACTCGTGTACATGACACAGCGACCCTTGGGTGGTACAGAACTGCAGCAGTCTTGATCTATTTTGGCTGAAACGGTGAGCCTCTTCCTCCCGAGTGCTTCCACCCTCTGCCACTTCTTTGCCAGT encodes the following:
- the LOC119344870 gene encoding auxin-responsive protein SAUR36-like, whose product is MVGAKRLSQLAKKWQRVEALGRKRLTVSAKIDQDCCSSVPPKGRCVMYTSDGRRFEVLLEYLSMTVFSELLRISQEEFGFRSDGKITLPCDAAVMEYVMCLVRRNASAEVKSALLSSMVTPCHYTGCAMPTVGASQLICCL